From one Neovison vison isolate M4711 chromosome 1, ASM_NN_V1, whole genome shotgun sequence genomic stretch:
- the LOC122912670 gene encoding olfactory receptor 13G1-like — MNNSIVTEFMILGLTQNPELQRVLFIVFLFMYTVAFLGNALIVIAIIYNTTLHTPMYVFLLALAIVDIVCTTSIIPKMLVTMLTSGRSISYESCMSQLFFFTWSLGAEMVLFTTMAYDRYVAICFPLHYRTIMNHRMCVTLLSITMVIAATNSWVHTGLILRLTFCGPNTINHFFCEIPPLLSLSCSPVRINEIMVYVADITLAIGDFTLTCISYGFIIAAIFRIRTAEGKKKAFSTCSSHLIVVSLYYSPVIYTYIRPASSYSFERDKVIAALYTLVTPTLNPIVYSFRNKEMQTGIQKVFPFLKHW; from the coding sequence ATGAATAACAGCATCGTAACTGAGTTTATGATTCTGGGCCTCACTCAAAATCCTGAACTGCAAAGAGTTCTcttcattgtctttctcttcatGTACACTGTGGCCTTTCTTGGAAATGCACTGATTGTCATTGCCATCATCTATAACACCACTTTGCATACACCCATGTATGTTTTCCTTTTGGcactggctattgtggacatcgtaTGCACAACAAGCATTATACCAAAGATGCTGGTGACCATGCTAACATCAGGAAGGAGTATTTCCTATGAAAGTTGTATGTCCCAGCTCTTCTTCTTCACGTGGTCCCTAGGAGCTGAGATGGTTCTCTTCACCAcaatggcctatgaccgctatgtggccatctgtttCCCTCTTCACTACAGAACTATTATGAACCATCGTATGTGCGTGACCTTGCTGAGCATTACCATGGTGATTGCAGCAACCAATTCCTGGGTACACACTGGTCTTATCCTGAGGCTGACATTCTGTGGTCCAAACACCATTAACCACTTCTTCTGTGAGATACCCCCACTGCTGTCTTTGTCCTGCAGCCCCGTTAGAATCAATGAGATTATGGTATATGTTGCTGATATTACCCTGGCCATAGGTGACTTCACACTCACCTGCATCTCCTATGGTTTTATCATTGCTGCCATTTTCCGCATCCGCAcagcagaagggaagaagaaggctTTTTCAACATGCTCGTCCCATCTCATAGTGGTGTCTCTTTACTACTCCCCTGTAATCTACACCTATATCCGCCCTGCTTCCAGCTACTCATTTGAAAGAGACAAGGTGATAGCTGCACTCTATACTCTTGTGACCCCAACATTAAACCCAATTGTGTATAGTTTCCGAAACAAGGAGATGCAGACAGGGATTcagaaagtttttccatttctgaaacATTGGTAG